Proteins encoded together in one Paenibacillus sp. J23TS9 window:
- a CDS encoding GNAT family N-acetyltransferase, translating to MNNQRVREIQVMDYPDIYLLNQDFNPNLYLFSEEKVKERIEVITKTTKDIIFVCEQNKEVIGYIHGSPYELLFSESLVNVLGFVVKKEYRNQGIGSMLIDHLESWGKKNGFSGMKLLSHPSRVHAHRFYERRDYVFTKDQKNFIKTFK from the coding sequence ATGAATAATCAACGTGTTAGGGAAATTCAAGTGATGGATTATCCTGATATTTATTTGTTAAATCAAGACTTTAATCCGAATCTATATTTATTTTCCGAAGAAAAAGTAAAAGAAAGGATTGAAGTCATTACAAAAACTACAAAAGATATCATCTTTGTTTGCGAGCAAAACAAGGAGGTCATCGGATATATTCACGGAAGCCCCTATGAACTGCTTTTTTCCGAGTCATTAGTTAACGTCCTGGGGTTTGTTGTTAAAAAAGAGTATCGAAACCAGGGTATAGGGAGCATGCTGATCGATCATCTTGAGAGTTGGGGAAAGAAGAATGGATTTTCCGGGATGAAATTACTGTCCCACCCAAGCAGAGTCCACGCTCATAGGTTCTACGAGCGACGCGACTATGTCTTTACCAAGGATCAAAAAAACTTTATCAAAACGTTCAAGTAA
- a CDS encoding carbohydrate-binding protein has product MRLNKSRISKLFAVPLAVVLTCGSVSAWGTPTTYAFTSTDADTAIRAFNNTFWDPAAKIFWNNSSHSDHQGFWVEAELWEMVMDAYQHTSDPDLKAQLRAQIDDIFDGIVAKYGADWTNNPFNDDIMWWAMGSARAYQITGESKYLDAAKHHFDFVYDTQWDDSFANGGIWWLNSEHNTKNACINFPAAEAAVYMYNITKDQHYLDVATRIFKWGKTMLTDGNGKVFDRIETEKGAIPDATHYNQGTYIGAAVGLYRITGDTVYLDDAVKAANFTKNKLVDANGLLNYEGPNGDLKGGKTILMRNLAILQQALGERTESKYTEFGSVFDGWVAFNTEMAWSHRNTDNIIDGNWAGQLLSGTYESWSSAAAVEALTVIKPQEADLHFAVKDPYKKIEAEHYNIGKGFGLEGALEGSLQLGGIQSGYYAAYKNVDFGSTGAKGFIARAASATGGGNIEIRLDSLDGPKAGTLNVEGTGGWNNYIDAVTLLKDDQGNPSMITGNHDVYLVFTKTNDQYLFNLNWFKFTTGDPSHTDAYAKLKAGNYDSSEGLGKNAEGGFLDGIHNNAYASYKGIDFGSGAAGLTVHASSGSQGGTIEVKLDSLNGPTAGVVDIPALDSWDKWVDIVANIDDKAAVGVHDVYLIFHGANGSDYPCNLDWFTFTTMKGKARDAYAKLESEDNSSGVGFGTESGGGQTYLAGISGKNNPYVMYNYIDFGSTSPSKFHVNAASDTSGGTIEVRIDSMNGPVIASNTITGTGGWQNFKVFSTDITAPVTGNHIVFMLFKGTDYLFNVDKFTFGDPSVFTAPTIPVEPPKDQVPPRDVENVRITRGNDKLTLTWDGPYDIDGQKVQITLSSNGQQIGDMIEVNRGIQTAVLPGIEQGKDYSILFKSVDTSGNVSQGITIESKDQPSFTLTVNGSALKDGDSLSDDAVLTFLAGGGLSTGGTAILTLDGKEYKVDSRNNSTDIALAGILGDKTVSVTIDAGAGTPSQQSYQFHVSTSLGSLKKLTARFSDSGELKGPLISQLTNALDQAQHQLDGGKQDQAVKHLQNFIKHLNNKAMAGNVKDSAKAVLNTDADFLIHAWQNGAK; this is encoded by the coding sequence ATGAGATTGAATAAAAGCCGTATTTCCAAGCTTTTCGCCGTCCCTTTGGCCGTGGTGCTAACATGTGGCTCTGTATCCGCATGGGGAACACCGACGACCTATGCTTTTACCTCAACGGATGCCGACACCGCCATAAGAGCATTTAACAATACGTTCTGGGATCCGGCAGCCAAGATTTTCTGGAACAACTCAAGCCATAGCGATCATCAAGGCTTCTGGGTAGAAGCCGAGCTGTGGGAAATGGTGATGGATGCCTATCAGCATACCTCCGATCCTGATCTAAAGGCACAGCTTCGGGCTCAGATCGACGATATTTTCGACGGGATCGTGGCCAAGTACGGCGCAGACTGGACCAATAACCCATTTAATGATGATATCATGTGGTGGGCGATGGGAAGCGCACGGGCCTATCAAATTACCGGGGAGTCCAAGTATCTCGATGCGGCCAAACATCATTTCGATTTCGTTTACGACACGCAGTGGGATGACAGTTTTGCGAATGGCGGAATCTGGTGGCTGAACAGCGAGCATAACACCAAAAATGCCTGCATCAACTTCCCGGCTGCCGAGGCGGCGGTGTATATGTATAACATCACCAAGGATCAGCATTACCTGGATGTGGCCACCCGCATATTCAAATGGGGCAAAACGATGCTGACCGACGGCAACGGCAAAGTATTCGACCGGATTGAGACCGAGAAAGGCGCGATCCCGGACGCCACGCATTACAATCAGGGTACATATATCGGCGCGGCCGTCGGATTGTATCGGATAACGGGGGATACGGTATATCTCGACGATGCAGTCAAAGCCGCAAACTTCACCAAAAACAAATTGGTGGACGCGAACGGTTTGCTGAACTATGAAGGCCCTAACGGTGATTTAAAAGGTGGTAAAACGATTTTAATGCGGAATCTCGCCATTCTCCAACAGGCGCTGGGTGAGCGAACCGAAAGCAAATATACGGAATTTGGAAGCGTGTTTGACGGATGGGTTGCGTTCAATACGGAAATGGCTTGGAGCCACCGGAACACGGACAATATTATCGATGGTAACTGGGCAGGACAGCTTCTGTCCGGGACATACGAATCCTGGTCCTCAGCTGCGGCTGTCGAAGCTTTGACGGTGATCAAACCGCAGGAAGCCGACCTGCATTTCGCAGTCAAAGATCCCTACAAAAAAATAGAAGCTGAACACTATAACATCGGCAAGGGATTTGGATTGGAGGGCGCGCTGGAAGGCTCTCTGCAGCTGGGCGGAATTCAGTCCGGATACTACGCCGCGTATAAAAATGTGGATTTTGGTTCCACAGGCGCTAAGGGCTTTATTGCGAGAGCCGCCAGTGCAACAGGCGGAGGAAACATTGAAATCCGGCTCGATTCCTTGGACGGACCTAAAGCGGGAACCCTGAACGTGGAAGGAACCGGCGGATGGAATAATTATATCGATGCCGTGACCCTGCTGAAGGATGATCAGGGAAATCCAAGCATGATTACAGGCAACCATGATGTCTATCTCGTCTTCACCAAGACGAACGACCAATACCTGTTTAATCTGAACTGGTTTAAATTCACCACGGGCGATCCTTCCCACACCGATGCCTATGCCAAGCTGAAGGCTGGAAATTATGACAGCAGCGAAGGGCTGGGTAAAAATGCGGAGGGAGGATTCCTGGATGGAATTCATAACAATGCCTATGCCTCTTACAAAGGCATTGATTTTGGATCAGGTGCGGCCGGTCTTACCGTGCATGCTTCCAGCGGCAGCCAGGGCGGCACGATCGAAGTCAAACTGGATTCTTTGAATGGGCCTACCGCAGGCGTTGTCGACATTCCGGCGCTGGACAGCTGGGATAAATGGGTAGACATCGTGGCCAATATCGATGACAAAGCAGCTGTAGGCGTGCATGATGTGTATCTGATTTTCCATGGCGCAAATGGCAGTGACTATCCTTGTAATTTGGATTGGTTCACGTTTACAACCATGAAGGGCAAAGCCAGAGATGCTTATGCAAAGCTGGAATCCGAAGATAACTCGAGCGGCGTGGGCTTCGGTACGGAATCGGGCGGCGGCCAGACCTATCTTGCAGGAATTTCCGGAAAGAACAACCCTTATGTCATGTACAACTATATTGACTTCGGAAGCACAAGCCCGTCCAAGTTCCATGTCAACGCAGCAAGTGACACCAGCGGAGGAACGATCGAGGTCAGAATCGACAGCATGAACGGTCCCGTGATTGCAAGCAATACCATTACGGGAACCGGAGGCTGGCAAAATTTCAAGGTGTTCTCTACGGATATTACGGCTCCAGTCACCGGAAATCACATCGTGTTTATGTTATTTAAAGGGACGGACTATTTGTTTAATGTAGATAAATTCACCTTCGGCGATCCGTCTGTATTCACGGCACCAACTATACCGGTTGAACCTCCAAAGGACCAGGTTCCGCCGAGAGACGTGGAGAATGTCCGGATTACTCGCGGAAATGACAAACTGACCCTTACTTGGGATGGACCATACGATATCGATGGTCAGAAGGTGCAAATCACTCTTTCCAGTAATGGACAACAGATCGGTGACATGATTGAGGTGAACCGCGGCATTCAAACGGCGGTTCTCCCCGGAATCGAGCAGGGTAAAGATTATTCCATCCTGTTCAAATCCGTAGATACATCAGGTAATGTATCTCAAGGAATCACAATCGAGAGCAAGGATCAGCCTTCTTTTACTCTGACCGTTAATGGAAGTGCATTGAAGGATGGTGACTCTCTTAGCGATGATGCCGTTCTCACTTTCCTGGCGGGAGGCGGCTTGTCCACGGGTGGAACTGCCATACTTACCCTGGATGGAAAAGAGTATAAGGTTGATTCCCGGAATAACAGTACTGATATCGCTTTGGCCGGCATATTAGGTGACAAGACGGTATCCGTTACTATTGATGCGGGGGCGGGAACTCCTTCTCAGCAATCATACCAATTTCATGTATCGACCAGCCTGGGTTCCCTCAAGAAACTGACCGCGCGCTTTTCGGATTCTGGCGAATTAAAGGGTCCACTCATTTCACAGCTGACTAACGCACTGGACCAGGCGCAGCATCAATTGGACGGAGGTAAGCAGGATCAAGCTGTTAAACATCTGCAAAATTTCATTAAGCACTTAAACAATAAAGCCATGGCCGGCAACGTCAAAGACAGTGCAAAAGCGGTTTTGAACACAGATGCTGATTTCTTGATTCATGCTTGGCAGAACGGAGCGAAGTAA
- a CDS encoding ABC transporter permease, whose product MGGYFKVLSSERLKMSRSYIVLLMLISPLIAVLIGLLSNIDGSSMPWITLMMVMSMVHAMLFMPIMSGIFAAFICRYEHSGGGWKQLLVLPVTRTGVYFAKYTVVAVMLAITQLLLAVAVFLVGFIKGIHAPVEWDIMLRSILGGWIACLPLAALQLAMSMMWSSFAAPLALNVTLTIPNILVANSSTFGPFYPWAQPLLASLPGNAMEGGGFGALNLPFENLMITVLGSFVVFFIFGWVYFKMKEV is encoded by the coding sequence ATGGGAGGCTATTTCAAAGTATTATCTTCCGAGCGGCTTAAAATGTCGCGCTCCTATATCGTTCTCCTCATGCTGATTAGTCCGCTCATAGCCGTATTGATCGGGCTGCTCTCCAACATCGATGGATCGTCCATGCCCTGGATCACGCTGATGATGGTCATGAGTATGGTGCATGCCATGCTGTTCATGCCGATTATGTCGGGCATTTTTGCTGCCTTTATCTGCCGTTATGAGCATAGCGGAGGCGGGTGGAAGCAGCTCCTCGTTCTGCCGGTCACGCGTACAGGCGTATATTTTGCCAAATATACGGTCGTGGCTGTTATGCTGGCGATCACTCAGCTGCTGCTTGCAGTAGCGGTGTTTCTGGTGGGCTTCATTAAAGGAATCCATGCTCCGGTAGAATGGGATATCATGCTGCGGAGCATCCTGGGGGGCTGGATCGCTTGCCTCCCGTTAGCCGCATTGCAGCTGGCTATGTCCATGATGTGGAGCAGCTTTGCCGCGCCGCTCGCGCTGAATGTTACGTTAACAATACCGAATATTCTGGTTGCAAACTCCTCTACGTTTGGTCCCTTTTACCCTTGGGCACAGCCGCTGCTGGCTAGCCTACCCGGAAATGCGATGGAGGGCGGAGGTTTTGGTGCACTGAATTTGCCGTTCGAGAACCTGATGATAACCGTGCTGGGCAGCTTTGTCGTTTTCTTTATCTTTGGCTGGGTGTATTTTAAAATGAAAGAAGTATAG
- a CDS encoding carbohydrate ABC transporter permease, whose amino-acid sequence MMVNNKKLRGWAKGYLFILPSIIGFSVFVAYPLLSSIYYSLTEWSGYDTPRFVGFDNFKYMFTEDPAFWPSVRATLYFVFLSVPLSLILGLLLAMLLNKSLPGIKWFRTIYYLPTVVPSIASLTLWLFIYQPQYGLANSLLRLLGLPEGTWLTSETTALPSIVLIGLWQVGSGIIIFLSGLQSVPQELYEAAEVDGAVRWRMALHITIPMITPILFLQLILGIIGAFQAFNQVQVLTGGGPNFSTSLLNFKIYSDAFNGRMFGYSIAEVWVLFVIIMIFTAVTYRYSNRFVYYESDNAR is encoded by the coding sequence ATGATGGTCAACAATAAGAAGCTTCGCGGCTGGGCCAAAGGTTACCTGTTTATATTGCCTTCAATCATCGGCTTCAGTGTCTTTGTCGCCTATCCGCTGTTATCTTCCATTTATTACTCCTTAACCGAATGGAGCGGATACGATACGCCCCGTTTTGTCGGCTTCGATAACTTTAAATACATGTTCACAGAGGATCCGGCCTTCTGGCCATCCGTTCGGGCGACACTTTACTTTGTGTTCTTGAGCGTCCCCTTGTCGCTGATCCTCGGTCTATTATTAGCCATGCTGCTGAATAAAAGTTTGCCGGGCATCAAATGGTTCCGTACGATTTATTATTTGCCTACCGTGGTACCATCGATTGCTTCGCTCACCTTGTGGCTGTTCATTTATCAACCGCAATACGGACTGGCCAATTCCCTGCTTAGACTGCTCGGGCTGCCTGAAGGCACATGGCTGACGAGCGAAACGACAGCCCTTCCATCGATTGTGTTGATCGGATTATGGCAGGTCGGATCAGGCATCATTATCTTTTTGAGCGGATTACAGTCAGTTCCGCAGGAACTGTATGAAGCGGCGGAAGTCGACGGGGCAGTCAGATGGCGTATGGCGCTGCATATTACGATTCCCATGATTACCCCCATCCTGTTCTTACAGCTCATCCTCGGCATTATCGGTGCTTTCCAGGCATTCAATCAGGTTCAAGTGTTGACGGGCGGAGGTCCGAACTTCTCTACCTCATTGCTCAACTTCAAAATCTACAGTGATGCCTTCAATGGCAGAATGTTTGGTTATTCGATCGCTGAGGTGTGGGTCCTCTTTGTGATTATCATGATTTTCACAGCCGTGACTTACCGGTATTCGAACCGGTTCGTATATTACGAAAGCGACAATGCGAGATAA
- a CDS encoding substrate-binding domain-containing protein, translating into MSHESSSKPMYEQIFEALREQIASGKYVPGERIPSEKELGEAYNVSRITSKKALEMLTQEGYIVRQPGRGSFVSEHFGSADASPGSATGVITKPRRENGKLLIGLVMTDFGDSYGTGLVYGMEEASRQHDSYLILRRSLGVPANEQEAIQGLLELGVDGLIIFPAQGEYFNAEILKLVISQYPFVLLDRHLKGVSASSISTNNAAATKQMIKHLFELGHTHIALMTGPPQDTTAIEERIEGFIQAHAESGIVVDRRLWMDHITATLPTAFVPENKEKEKENIKKHLREHPKITALFAMEHNIAQLAYEAARESGLRIPEDLSIVCFDSPDYAGGFLFTHMRQKQEEMGRLAFENVLKLRNGESVPNKILLDAELITGSSTGPVRKK; encoded by the coding sequence ATGTCGCATGAATCATCCTCAAAACCGATGTATGAGCAAATATTTGAAGCGCTGCGCGAACAGATCGCATCCGGTAAATACGTACCCGGCGAGCGGATTCCTTCCGAGAAGGAATTGGGCGAAGCTTATAATGTAAGCCGGATTACCAGCAAAAAGGCTTTGGAAATGCTGACTCAGGAAGGATATATTGTCAGACAACCCGGCAGGGGCTCATTTGTTTCCGAGCATTTCGGCTCTGCTGATGCTTCTCCAGGCAGTGCAACCGGCGTAATCACCAAGCCGCGTCGCGAGAACGGAAAGCTGCTGATCGGGCTCGTGATGACGGACTTTGGCGACAGCTACGGCACCGGCCTTGTATATGGAATGGAAGAAGCATCCCGGCAGCATGACAGTTATTTGATCCTTAGAAGATCGCTTGGAGTGCCTGCCAATGAACAGGAGGCCATTCAGGGTCTACTGGAGCTTGGCGTCGATGGGCTGATTATTTTCCCTGCGCAGGGAGAGTATTTTAATGCCGAAATATTGAAGCTTGTCATCAGCCAATATCCGTTTGTGCTGCTGGACCGTCATTTAAAGGGCGTTTCTGCGAGTTCGATCAGCACCAATAATGCAGCGGCAACGAAGCAGATGATCAAGCATCTTTTTGAACTCGGACATACCCATATTGCCTTGATGACGGGACCTCCGCAGGATACAACGGCCATCGAGGAGCGGATTGAGGGCTTCATTCAGGCACATGCTGAAAGCGGCATCGTTGTGGACCGCCGGCTATGGATGGATCATATTACGGCTACGCTTCCGACTGCTTTTGTTCCCGAGAATAAGGAAAAGGAAAAGGAGAACATCAAGAAGCATTTACGGGAGCATCCCAAAATTACGGCACTGTTCGCGATGGAGCACAACATTGCCCAGCTGGCATATGAAGCCGCACGGGAGTCCGGTCTGCGGATTCCGGAGGATTTGTCGATCGTTTGCTTCGACAGTCCGGATTATGCCGGGGGATTTCTGTTTACCCATATGCGTCAAAAGCAGGAAGAGATGGGCAGACTGGCCTTCGAAAATGTCCTTAAGCTGAGAAACGGAGAGAGCGTACCCAATAAAATTTTGCTGGATGCCGAGCTGATCACCGGATCCTCGACAGGCCCGGTCCGCAAAAAATAA
- a CDS encoding glycoside hydrolase family 125 protein, whose product MESLGQEPISLRHLSDRMSERLVEAPHLLNIFRNAIRNTWGTTLKRMSDGTTFVITGDIPAMWLRDSAAQVRPFLVLAAEDEETADLIEGLVTRQLRSILHDPYANAFNEGPNGHGHQDDETEMSPWIWERKYEIDSLCYPLQLSYLLWKNTGRTSQFDELFKEAAEMILDLWITEQRHETESSYRFQRKNCVPTDTLIREGKGAETAYTGMTWSGFRPSDDACDYGYLVPSNMFAVVVLGYVQEIAREVLQDEALYSRANKLAMEIDEGIQQFGIVEHPEFGRIYAYETDGLGHYNLMDDANVPSLLSISYLGYRGADTAVYQNTRRFILSKHNPYYYQGSAAEGIGSPHTPKGYVWHIALAMQGLTDDRPDEKERLLKVMSETDAGTGLMHESFRADDPADFTRPWFSWANMMFCELLMDYCGIQVQR is encoded by the coding sequence ATGGAATCATTGGGACAAGAACCGATCTCTTTGAGGCATTTGTCCGATAGAATGTCTGAAAGACTGGTTGAGGCGCCGCATCTTTTGAATATTTTCCGGAATGCTATCCGAAATACCTGGGGAACGACACTAAAGAGAATGTCAGACGGCACGACCTTCGTCATTACCGGTGATATTCCCGCCATGTGGCTTCGGGATTCGGCAGCACAGGTTAGGCCCTTTCTGGTTCTGGCAGCAGAGGATGAGGAAACAGCAGATCTCATCGAGGGTTTGGTAACTAGACAGCTGAGATCCATTTTACACGACCCATATGCAAACGCTTTCAATGAAGGACCTAATGGCCATGGCCATCAGGATGATGAAACGGAGATGTCTCCATGGATCTGGGAAAGGAAATATGAGATTGACTCCCTTTGCTATCCGCTGCAGCTCAGCTATCTGCTCTGGAAAAATACCGGACGAACCTCGCAGTTCGATGAATTATTTAAAGAGGCTGCTGAGATGATTTTGGATCTCTGGATTACAGAGCAGCGGCATGAGACAGAATCGAGCTACCGGTTTCAGCGAAAGAATTGCGTTCCTACCGATACGTTAATACGGGAGGGGAAAGGCGCTGAGACGGCTTATACCGGTATGACATGGTCGGGATTTCGTCCGAGCGATGATGCCTGTGACTACGGCTACTTGGTCCCATCCAATATGTTTGCGGTTGTGGTTCTGGGTTATGTTCAGGAAATCGCACGTGAGGTGCTTCAGGACGAAGCCCTATACAGCAGAGCCAATAAGCTTGCTATGGAGATTGACGAGGGCATTCAGCAGTTTGGGATTGTAGAGCATCCTGAATTCGGCAGGATTTATGCTTACGAAACGGATGGCCTCGGCCATTACAACCTCATGGACGACGCCAACGTGCCGAGCTTGTTATCGATTTCCTACCTGGGGTACAGAGGAGCAGATACTGCTGTTTATCAGAACACACGGCGATTTATTTTGAGTAAACACAATCCTTATTATTACCAGGGAAGTGCTGCAGAGGGGATTGGCAGTCCGCATACACCCAAGGGGTATGTCTGGCATATTGCTCTTGCGATGCAGGGGTTGACGGACGATCGACCGGATGAAAAGGAGCGTCTGCTGAAGGTCATGAGCGAAACGGATGCCGGCACAGGACTGATGCATGAGAGCTTCAGGGCTGATGATCCTGCGGATTTTACCAGACCCTGGTTTTCCTGGGCTAATATGATGTTTTGCGAGCTGCTCATGGATTACTGCGGAATCCAGGTACAACGGTAA
- a CDS encoding ABC transporter permease, producing MVGRALSADLLKIRKRGIWFLVILGSLGLIAMQALNFGLRYDYLVGNIYKGDEWGGLVGEIFSFVPIALVLGATLIASQIANVEHLNNSWKQLLALPISRTAVFTSKYLVGVIALTAACVLLFAGTIGLGLALGFSMEHIPYLKILKLSFLPFLGALPMLALQLYLSLTFKNQALPIMIGITAAIATMFSANYPDLLPLAWPFLAYYAKPAMPVAAGIILFIVIYLFGTGHFVRKDVD from the coding sequence ATGGTCGGAAGGGCACTATCAGCGGACCTCCTGAAAATACGCAAGCGGGGCATATGGTTTCTGGTCATCCTGGGGTCGCTCGGGCTGATTGCCATGCAGGCTTTGAACTTTGGGCTTCGTTATGATTATCTCGTAGGAAACATATATAAAGGTGATGAATGGGGAGGTCTGGTGGGGGAAATATTCTCCTTCGTACCGATTGCGCTCGTCCTTGGGGCGACATTGATTGCTTCCCAGATTGCGAACGTGGAACATCTGAACAATTCATGGAAACAGCTGCTGGCGCTGCCGATTTCCAGAACGGCCGTCTTTACATCCAAGTATCTGGTTGGAGTTATTGCGTTAACAGCTGCTTGCGTGCTGCTGTTTGCCGGAACAATCGGGCTTGGGCTGGCTTTGGGTTTCAGCATGGAGCATATTCCGTATCTGAAGATTTTGAAGCTGTCGTTCCTCCCTTTCCTTGGAGCTTTGCCGATGCTGGCGCTGCAGCTGTATCTGTCTTTAACTTTCAAAAACCAAGCCCTGCCGATTATGATCGGCATCACCGCTGCCATCGCAACGATGTTTTCCGCGAATTATCCGGATCTGCTGCCTTTGGCGTGGCCGTTTCTCGCTTACTATGCAAAGCCTGCCATGCCGGTGGCGGCGGGAATTATCCTGTTCATCGTCATCTACCTGTTCGGGACAGGCCATTTTGTCAGAAAGGATGTGGACTAA
- a CDS encoding carbohydrate ABC transporter permease — MVMHTEVRAKQRRSFNILDTVRLVILTIGAVAMLFPLLWMVTIALKGNNDVFKIPPEWFPKELHWSNFVTGTKEINFWQTFGNSLFIAITCTVGQIVSSVLVGYGLARLSFPGRKLWFSLFVGSLMLPGFVGMIPLFNLYTHLGWYDTWLPIIVPAFFGNATFSFLYVQYLKTISVSFDEAAKIDGASDLYVLIKVLVPMTMPVIMTMVIFSFQGAWNQYLEPLIYIIDPSKWTLALAMASYKGTYATAWNLFMAADLIYILPMLLLFFFGQKYFMQGLGSINSASLK; from the coding sequence ATGGTGATGCATACGGAAGTTCGGGCTAAGCAGAGACGGAGCTTTAACATACTGGACACCGTCCGCCTGGTCATCTTGACCATTGGAGCGGTCGCAATGCTTTTTCCCCTTCTCTGGATGGTGACGATTGCACTAAAGGGCAACAATGACGTATTCAAGATCCCTCCTGAATGGTTCCCCAAAGAGCTTCACTGGTCCAATTTTGTAACCGGGACGAAGGAAATCAACTTTTGGCAAACCTTTGGCAATTCATTGTTTATCGCAATTACATGTACGGTCGGGCAAATTGTCAGCTCGGTGCTTGTCGGATATGGGCTTGCAAGATTAAGCTTCCCGGGCCGGAAGCTGTGGTTCTCACTGTTTGTCGGCAGCCTGATGCTTCCGGGATTTGTCGGGATGATTCCTCTTTTTAATCTCTATACCCATCTTGGATGGTACGACACCTGGCTGCCGATCATCGTGCCTGCCTTTTTCGGGAACGCCACGTTTTCATTTCTGTATGTGCAGTATTTGAAAACGATCTCCGTTTCGTTTGATGAAGCGGCCAAAATCGATGGTGCCTCTGACCTTTATGTGCTGATCAAGGTTCTGGTGCCGATGACCATGCCGGTTATCATGACCATGGTGATTTTCTCCTTCCAAGGCGCCTGGAATCAATATTTGGAACCCCTGATTTATATTATAGATCCGAGCAAATGGACCTTGGCCCTGGCGATGGCCTCATACAAGGGCACCTATGCAACCGCTTGGAACCTGTTCATGGCAGCGGATTTAATATACATTCTTCCGATGCTGCTGCTCTTCTTCTTTGGACAGAAGTATTTTATGCAGGGGCTTGGCTCTATTAATTCCGCATCGTTAAAGTAA
- a CDS encoding ABC transporter substrate-binding protein — MRQGSKKWASGIVAILLFSSLLSACGGNKSDTTDSAGTGSDSGSSKKQVEVTLITWESAEMNDKIMASMKNFEQENPDIKIKLIPTPLDNYGVKINGMLTAKKAPDIFMTGNDMLLDNASKGLLYDWSSMEAKDKEFMDGFYKGVADSWHYEGKLVGLPGLLNTYGIFYNKKAFTDAGLTEPKIGWTYDEFFADMQKLSSKQGGVQQFGYYAPLDPFYASLYSVSAGGAPFADAIINPTKVEISDRFVEGVEKYKTAIADGSMNPPTFDLTNVMSSFKQGKVPMTLQGQWVADDLIRTAPKELEWGFVPMPTGSSQTEIYDAVGWCSPTTVENPEAVWKVLKYLDSKMYEEVLPKTPVAPAAYQASSTAYFDALKAAGHAEIGEGIDHILKSPSTLPVRFLSSWAGKANPFIEASWKNILMGKAPVTELNTMADKINKVISEAK, encoded by the coding sequence ATGAGACAGGGTTCCAAAAAATGGGCCAGCGGAATTGTAGCGATACTGCTATTTTCAAGCTTGCTGTCCGCATGCGGTGGCAATAAATCGGATACGACGGATTCAGCAGGAACGGGATCTGATTCGGGATCTTCGAAAAAGCAGGTTGAGGTCACGCTGATCACCTGGGAATCGGCAGAAATGAACGATAAGATCATGGCGTCCATGAAAAATTTTGAACAGGAGAATCCCGACATCAAGATCAAACTTATCCCTACCCCCCTGGACAATTACGGCGTCAAGATCAACGGGATGCTAACCGCCAAAAAGGCTCCCGACATCTTTATGACAGGCAACGACATGCTGCTGGATAATGCCTCCAAGGGACTTCTCTATGATTGGTCGTCAATGGAAGCCAAGGACAAAGAGTTCATGGACGGCTTCTACAAAGGCGTTGCGGACAGCTGGCATTACGAAGGTAAATTGGTCGGTCTGCCGGGTCTCTTGAATACGTACGGCATCTTTTACAATAAAAAGGCGTTCACAGACGCCGGTCTGACAGAACCGAAAATCGGTTGGACCTATGACGAATTCTTCGCGGATATGCAGAAGCTGTCGAGCAAACAAGGCGGTGTGCAGCAGTTCGGCTATTACGCTCCGCTGGATCCGTTCTATGCCTCTCTTTATTCGGTATCCGCCGGCGGGGCTCCGTTCGCGGACGCCATCATTAATCCAACGAAAGTGGAAATCAGCGACCGTTTCGTGGAAGGCGTGGAAAAATACAAAACGGCTATTGCAGACGGTTCCATGAACCCGCCTACCTTCGATTTAACGAATGTCATGAGCTCATTCAAGCAGGGCAAAGTTCCGATGACGCTTCAGGGACAATGGGTGGCGGATGATTTGATTCGCACGGCTCCCAAAGAATTGGAGTGGGGCTTTGTGCCGATGCCAACGGGGAGCAGCCAGACCGAAATCTATGATGCCGTAGGCTGGTGCAGCCCGACAACAGTTGAAAATCCGGAAGCCGTCTGGAAAGTGCTTAAGTATCTGGATTCCAAAATGTACGAGGAAGTCCTGCCTAAAACTCCAGTGGCACCTGCCGCATATCAAGCATCCTCAACCGCCTACTTTGATGCCCTGAAAGCCGCCGGACATGCCGAAATCGGCGAAGGCATCGACCATATTCTGAAGTCCCCAAGCACGCTGCCAGTTCGCTTCTTATCGTCTTGGGCGGGTAAAGCCAATCCATTTATCGAAGCCTCCTGGAAAAACATTCTGATGGGCAAAGCGCCTGTAACCGAGCTGAACACGATGGCGGACAAAATCAATAAGGTCATCTCGGAAGCAAAGTAA